From one Saprospiraceae bacterium genomic stretch:
- a CDS encoding adenylate/guanylate cyclase domain-containing protein, which translates to MSQRQLFKFLRIFVLTALSIAVTLLVIWISDRLVGSPVKKLENSIYDLAFKSRSVNKHNTQFSLEDIVIVDIDNASIKELGRVQMWPRLYDAKVLKYISSGNPYAIGIDFLYTESDSLPPIYNSFLEAKGINDGSHVLGALSTDQALSTAIDSAQNVYLSLYEERDPEMKMANFSSEKYLRYFKTGLDKNINFPQFGQPQLPIDAFSKYAKAIGSINTDSDIDGVLRSYQILSKVDSIGKDSLRLIANFPFYMILDLMGVRDQEIILKDGRLYITDSMSIPLNKDGGFRINWLGSSENIRSISYYKLLKQLVPANFFENKIVFLGTSASGLEDIKTVPQTETRLPGVEVHANAFLNIVNQSFLKEISLIRFIPILLLIGFLTSLLFTYVKPIYALLTLGALLISQFYAIFPLFVNFNLMIPIVALMTGTAITGIVTNTYNYFTEQKQKRQLKNAFGTYVSSTVVNKIIEDPKSLMLGGTKKILSVLFSDIRGFTKYSENMDPQVVVSIINKYLSEMSEPVLAHEGTIDKFIGDAIFAIFGAPLEFSDHADEACEVALEMIEKLKEVNQYLIGEGYGPLKIGIGINTGEMTIGNIGSTKRFDYTAIGDSVNLGSRIEGLTKHFNVNILVSEFTKNYCKSDIFLFRSMPETQVQGKNKSVGIFELVGMKANRHLFEPAISLWEEAHATFMQKDFIQALELFKKYQIDHPKDVTTAIYIEKCEQYIVNPEEFTNSITMDNK; encoded by the coding sequence TTGAGTCAAAGGCAATTATTTAAGTTTTTACGGATTTTTGTTTTAACTGCTCTCAGTATTGCAGTCACTTTATTAGTTATCTGGATAAGTGACCGGTTGGTTGGAAGTCCTGTAAAAAAGCTCGAGAATTCTATTTATGATCTGGCTTTTAAAAGCAGGAGTGTAAATAAGCACAATACTCAGTTTTCACTGGAGGATATAGTGATTGTCGATATAGACAATGCCAGCATTAAAGAACTTGGCCGGGTACAAATGTGGCCAAGGCTTTATGATGCAAAAGTTTTAAAATATATTTCATCTGGCAATCCCTATGCTATTGGAATAGACTTTTTATATACCGAATCAGATAGTCTGCCACCCATATATAATTCCTTTTTAGAAGCCAAAGGGATCAATGACGGCAGTCACGTGCTTGGTGCTCTCAGTACTGATCAGGCGCTTTCAACTGCTATCGATAGTGCTCAAAATGTCTATTTGAGCCTATACGAAGAGCGCGACCCCGAAATGAAAATGGCCAATTTCAGTTCTGAGAAATACTTAAGATATTTTAAAACAGGATTAGATAAAAATATTAATTTCCCTCAGTTTGGGCAGCCACAATTGCCGATAGATGCCTTTAGTAAATATGCCAAAGCTATCGGAAGTATCAATACAGATTCGGACATTGATGGAGTCTTACGCAGTTATCAGATTTTATCAAAAGTGGATAGTATCGGCAAAGATAGCCTCCGCCTGATAGCAAATTTTCCGTTTTACATGATTCTGGACTTGATGGGTGTTCGTGACCAGGAGATCATTTTAAAAGACGGCAGATTGTATATCACAGACAGCATGTCGATCCCCCTCAATAAAGATGGAGGATTCAGAATAAATTGGTTGGGCAGCAGCGAAAACATAAGATCAATCTCCTATTATAAGCTCCTGAAGCAACTCGTACCTGCTAATTTTTTTGAAAATAAAATTGTTTTTCTTGGCACCAGTGCTTCCGGGTTAGAAGATATCAAGACCGTCCCTCAAACAGAGACCCGTCTTCCTGGAGTAGAAGTGCATGCCAATGCATTCCTTAATATCGTCAATCAATCTTTTTTAAAAGAGATAAGCCTAATCCGGTTTATCCCGATACTGTTATTGATTGGTTTTCTTACCTCTCTATTATTTACTTATGTAAAACCAATTTATGCTCTGCTGACACTTGGTGCCCTATTGATTTCTCAGTTTTATGCGATTTTCCCACTTTTTGTGAATTTTAATTTAATGATACCTATTGTAGCCTTGATGACTGGTACCGCCATCACAGGCATCGTCACCAATACCTACAATTATTTTACCGAACAAAAACAAAAACGACAGCTTAAAAACGCTTTTGGCACCTATGTATCATCAACAGTAGTCAACAAAATCATCGAAGACCCCAAGAGTCTCATGTTGGGAGGTACTAAAAAAATCTTATCTGTCCTTTTTTCTGATATCCGGGGATTTACCAAATATTCTGAAAACATGGACCCCCAGGTGGTGGTCAGTATCATCAACAAATATCTTTCAGAAATGTCGGAACCGGTCCTTGCACACGAAGGCACTATTGACAAATTTATTGGCGATGCCATCTTTGCAATCTTTGGAGCTCCACTCGAGTTTTCTGATCATGCCGACGAAGCTTGTGAAGTAGCTTTGGAAATGATTGAAAAACTCAAAGAAGTCAACCAATATTTAATAGGAGAAGGTTATGGGCCTTTGAAAATTGGAATCGGTATCAATACAGGTGAAATGACCATAGGCAATATTGGATCTACTAAACGATTTGACTATACTGCCATCGGAGACTCTGTCAATCTCGGATCTAGAATCGAAGGACTGACCAAACACTTTAATGTCAATATTCTTGTATCTGAGTTTACCAAAAACTACTGCAAGTCAGATATCTTCCTATTCAGATCAATGCCGGAAACCCAGGTACAGGGTAAAAACAAATCTGTCGGTATTTTTGAATTAGTGGGCATGAAAGCTAATAGACATTTATTTGAGCCGGCCATCTCTCTCTGGGAAGAAGCACACGCTACGTTTATGCAGAAAGACTTTATCCAGGCTCTTGAATTATTTAAAAAATACCAGATCGACCATCCCAAAGATGTGACTACTGCGATCTACATCGAAAAATGCGAGCAGTATATAGTGAATCCGGAAGAATTCACCAACAGTATTACTATGGATAATAAATAG
- a CDS encoding tetratricopeptide repeat protein, whose translation MKRKSLITCFAFFLCVFSVSVYAQVGKSQLGKVTYLEGQAQLTNDQVTTPVGINTVLYANQYIKTAPKSVVEILWSNGAKTSIEPSATYAVKDLFSQSGGQALAQNESVFTGFKKVFRSATESKRAEEGGIRRSKAKADTMLNPDQLYWKEDKEITFDEASTYYEKGDFVKAVYAFKTFLDQQPMSEMAKYATFALGHSYLRINNQVKARELFEQFILKYSNDELRVQAESVLAKFPAVH comes from the coding sequence ATGAAACGCAAATCCCTAATTACCTGTTTTGCTTTCTTTTTGTGTGTGTTCTCCGTGAGTGTGTATGCCCAGGTAGGCAAATCACAACTCGGCAAGGTCACCTATCTCGAAGGACAAGCCCAGTTGACCAATGACCAAGTCACTACACCTGTCGGAATCAATACTGTATTGTATGCTAATCAATACATTAAAACTGCCCCTAAATCCGTAGTAGAAATACTGTGGTCTAATGGAGCCAAGACTTCTATAGAACCTTCTGCTACCTATGCGGTAAAAGACCTTTTTAGTCAAAGCGGTGGTCAGGCTCTGGCACAAAACGAGTCGGTTTTTACAGGATTCAAAAAAGTTTTCAGATCAGCCACCGAATCAAAACGTGCAGAGGAAGGGGGTATCAGAAGGTCCAAAGCCAAAGCGGACACTATGCTTAATCCAGATCAGCTCTATTGGAAGGAAGATAAAGAAATCACTTTTGACGAGGCTTCCACCTATTATGAAAAAGGAGATTTTGTCAAAGCAGTTTATGCTTTTAAGACTTTTCTTGATCAGCAACCCATGAGCGAAATGGCCAAATATGCCACCTTCGCGCTGGGCCATTCATACTTGAGGATCAACAATCAGGTCAAAGCCAGAGAGTTATTCGAACAATTTATTCTGAAATATAGCAATGACGAATTGCGTGTACAAGCAGAATCCGTATTAGCCAAATTCCCTGCTGTCCATTGA
- a CDS encoding tetratricopeptide repeat protein, with translation MKFFLVLVLTWAVFLETISGQASSGLNQTGQISLQAVTTPSPHFYVASVNAQDIRSYVPYDHRDLIIVEDKNGKRISEIRNQLNEAIDLVSNDKTVFVLDQKEKAILAYDMMTGRFLNKIGANQAEKIRKPTSIGILQNSQIMIMDNSKNMIHIFDQTGKPIKSLVLNGIVSPVKAQTNGKDAIYVLDDKLQTIIKFDAEGKTNGQSRLQVDATNPGDAKGKIESFIVDPLGYVTVWNGSTGELETYSWKEQPVKVFVTNPLDGLNLSKAKYIGINPANYHLQVTSGDDKVKSFQYKVPVSTPENLFGFDINKEQLIVAFKPISDGTANRYGLLTQDRNGDDSLAYTSDEQPFVITEGSIFDNRSRRYKLVAFNPSGMGTPTSGFDNFFGLGNYLKTTDKPDEALAAYQNALRYMGRPQKMVLYVSNAMMEIGKTLIGRNVDMIKGLNALKTAYNLNPREPAIQKGLSQGFDNLFWRFAAQENFSAIIAESDKVISQTFLKPHLLRSIDSISSTLEKLQTISTLTNARMLRTRMVNWAPEQTSVWKGVYQIDLSLFELKSKSGAPEYELQALINEAGLHINKAVELLQKSNRPFIDEYIQYLQTLDLSRQYADLEKNSRAALESFANRMDANQTLQTKELLASSLSGQKKYDDALVQYNFLLSQKPNETQWKLKMADIQYAKNNTMEALSLYKQLLLNDRDQPNYIAKIGLAELALGNYSEASIQLEKASRLNPSDKTLFGPLGEAYEKTNNLQKAIDQYKLAINLYQTLTRNSSAIGFKETTQMTKYYEVKLAQLYGKLSYFDQAAEVYQKLSIANAEDPTIWYGLGTANLSQGLVYDAVKAFQKAQSLEPNNAEYQSALQNAISLRSQVSKNEDPLSISGVKIQEIYPSLYVNYGDASLLPIGDVTVTNNTNLPISYQQITVEIPEIMKEPSSQPGGVIVGYSNNTKSLTAILSSKILDNTLSQKLQARVTINYIYNERPRTSTKTVPVTIYGRNSINWSDKRRLASFINVGPGPMAEYALASNDIFKSSNFVPLEANLAKAIQIYSMLDQEKLVYTPDPDLSYSSVSTNTNLIDFLQYPGETLLKKRGDCDDLVTLYCSALENAGIPTAFIDVPGHIFMAFDLNINPSQVEVLGFNNRDVIIYNGKTWLPVETTLLGVASFKEAWESAASRYLLELNQGHFPELVTMAEARQAYRPSLYHPINLAKSSVDKTSLLKEYTDQAYQIYGKINEGIIATMRNQYLYEPFNVFIKNKYAVYLGQSGRLSEAKDILKEALRLVPSNPSVLNNMGNILMQEGNTKEAIQNYEKSYSFDNADFRTAINLVKAYLKENDKASARKWMDIANAIDTRATENFKNLINQIK, from the coding sequence ATGAAGTTTTTTTTAGTTCTTGTATTGACATGGGCAGTTTTTCTTGAAACGATTAGTGGACAAGCCAGCAGTGGATTAAATCAAACCGGACAAATCTCGCTTCAGGCTGTCACCACCCCTTCCCCTCATTTTTATGTCGCATCTGTAAATGCACAGGACATCAGAAGTTATGTCCCCTACGACCACAGAGACCTCATCATCGTAGAAGATAAAAATGGTAAAAGAATCAGCGAAATTCGAAATCAACTTAACGAAGCGATTGACTTGGTGTCTAATGACAAAACCGTTTTCGTACTGGATCAAAAAGAAAAAGCCATCCTGGCATATGATATGATGACCGGCAGGTTTTTGAATAAAATAGGGGCTAACCAAGCTGAAAAGATCCGAAAACCCACTTCCATAGGCATCTTACAGAATAGCCAAATCATGATTATGGATAATAGTAAAAACATGATCCATATTTTTGATCAGACGGGAAAACCAATTAAAAGCCTGGTGTTAAATGGGATCGTGTCCCCTGTCAAAGCTCAGACTAATGGAAAGGACGCAATCTATGTCCTGGATGATAAACTTCAGACCATCATTAAGTTTGATGCTGAAGGCAAAACCAACGGCCAATCCAGGTTGCAGGTAGATGCTACCAATCCAGGGGATGCAAAAGGCAAAATTGAATCCTTCATAGTAGATCCGCTGGGTTATGTGACCGTTTGGAATGGCAGCACAGGAGAGTTAGAAACTTATTCCTGGAAAGAACAGCCGGTGAAAGTCTTTGTCACTAATCCTCTCGATGGGTTGAATCTATCAAAGGCCAAATACATTGGTATTAATCCAGCAAACTATCACTTGCAAGTAACCTCTGGTGATGACAAAGTCAAGTCATTTCAATATAAAGTCCCTGTATCTACTCCTGAAAATTTATTTGGCTTTGATATCAATAAGGAGCAATTGATAGTAGCATTTAAACCAATCTCTGACGGCACTGCCAACCGATATGGGTTATTGACTCAGGACAGAAATGGCGACGATTCTCTCGCTTATACTTCGGACGAACAGCCATTCGTAATTACTGAAGGGTCTATTTTTGACAACAGGAGCAGAAGGTACAAACTGGTAGCTTTTAATCCTTCGGGCATGGGTACTCCAACCTCAGGTTTCGATAATTTTTTTGGTTTGGGCAATTACCTAAAAACCACGGATAAACCTGATGAGGCCCTGGCGGCCTATCAAAATGCCCTGAGATATATGGGGCGACCACAAAAAATGGTGCTTTACGTATCCAATGCTATGATGGAAATCGGCAAAACACTCATCGGACGAAATGTGGATATGATCAAAGGTCTCAATGCCTTAAAGACTGCCTATAATCTAAATCCCAGAGAGCCGGCTATTCAAAAAGGACTTTCTCAAGGTTTTGACAACCTGTTTTGGAGGTTTGCGGCACAGGAGAATTTTAGTGCAATCATCGCTGAGTCAGATAAAGTGATTAGTCAGACTTTCCTCAAACCACATTTATTGAGAAGTATTGATTCTATCTCTTCCACCTTAGAAAAATTGCAAACCATATCTACACTTACCAATGCCAGAATGCTGAGGACCAGGATGGTCAATTGGGCTCCCGAGCAAACCTCTGTTTGGAAAGGAGTATATCAAATCGATCTTTCTTTGTTCGAATTAAAATCCAAATCAGGTGCCCCTGAATATGAACTCCAGGCCTTAATCAATGAAGCCGGTCTTCATATTAATAAAGCGGTCGAACTTTTACAAAAAAGCAATAGACCCTTCATTGACGAATACATACAATATTTGCAAACTTTAGATCTGTCCCGTCAATATGCAGATCTTGAAAAAAATAGTCGCGCTGCCTTAGAAAGTTTTGCCAACCGCATGGATGCTAACCAGACTTTACAAACTAAGGAGTTATTGGCCTCTTCGCTCTCCGGCCAGAAAAAATATGATGATGCCTTGGTTCAATATAATTTTCTCCTTTCTCAAAAGCCCAATGAGACCCAGTGGAAACTCAAAATGGCCGATATCCAATATGCAAAAAATAACACCATGGAAGCACTTTCCCTTTACAAACAGCTGTTATTAAATGATAGGGACCAACCTAACTATATAGCCAAAATAGGTTTGGCCGAACTGGCGCTTGGCAATTATTCAGAAGCCAGTATCCAGTTGGAAAAAGCTTCACGCCTTAATCCATCTGACAAAACACTTTTCGGCCCACTTGGTGAAGCTTATGAAAAGACCAATAACCTTCAAAAGGCGATCGATCAATATAAGCTCGCGATCAATTTATATCAAACGCTCACCAGAAATAGCTCAGCGATTGGGTTCAAGGAGACCACTCAAATGACCAAATATTATGAAGTCAAATTAGCTCAGCTCTATGGAAAGTTGAGCTATTTTGATCAGGCGGCTGAAGTATATCAAAAATTAAGCATTGCAAACGCTGAAGACCCTACTATATGGTATGGTCTGGGTACGGCTAATCTTTCGCAAGGACTCGTTTATGACGCAGTGAAAGCTTTTCAAAAAGCCCAATCTCTTGAACCCAACAATGCAGAATACCAATCTGCACTCCAAAATGCCATCTCCTTGCGAAGTCAGGTATCTAAAAACGAAGACCCCTTGTCGATATCGGGGGTCAAAATTCAGGAGATCTACCCTTCTTTATATGTCAACTATGGGGATGCCTCCTTATTGCCTATAGGAGATGTAACTGTTACCAACAATACCAATCTGCCCATCAGTTATCAACAGATCACCGTCGAGATTCCCGAGATTATGAAAGAACCATCATCACAGCCTGGAGGAGTCATCGTAGGATACTCCAACAATACCAAGAGTCTTACAGCGATACTTTCTTCAAAAATATTGGACAATACCCTTAGCCAAAAGCTCCAGGCGAGGGTAACTATCAATTATATTTATAATGAAAGACCCCGCACATCCACCAAGACAGTTCCTGTCACCATTTATGGCAGGAATTCGATCAATTGGTCTGACAAAAGGAGATTGGCCTCATTTATTAATGTAGGACCTGGTCCAATGGCGGAATACGCGCTTGCCAGCAACGATATATTCAAGTCCTCTAATTTTGTTCCACTGGAAGCCAATCTTGCTAAAGCCATTCAGATATATTCCATGCTGGATCAGGAAAAATTAGTGTATACCCCAGACCCAGACTTAAGTTATTCTTCAGTATCCACTAATACGAACCTGATAGATTTTCTTCAATATCCGGGCGAAACCTTGTTAAAGAAAAGAGGAGATTGTGATGACCTGGTGACTTTATATTGTTCTGCGTTAGAAAATGCCGGTATACCCACTGCTTTCATTGATGTGCCAGGTCATATTTTTATGGCCTTTGATCTCAATATCAATCCGAGCCAGGTAGAAGTATTAGGATTTAACAACCGCGATGTGATTATTTACAATGGCAAGACCTGGCTACCTGTTGAAACCACATTATTAGGAGTCGCTTCGTTTAAAGAAGCCTGGGAATCAGCGGCTTCCAGATACCTGTTAGAACTCAATCAAGGTCATTTTCCCGAACTGGTCACTATGGCGGAAGCCCGGCAAGCTTATCGCCCTTCTTTATATCATCCCATCAACTTGGCCAAAAGTAGCGTGGACAAAACCAGTCTATTAAAGGAATACACAGACCAGGCATACCAGATCTATGGCAAGATCAATGAAGGTATCATAGCTACCATGAGGAATCAATACCTATACGAACCTTTTAACGTTTTTATCAAAAACAAGTACGCTGTATACCTGGGACAATCAGGTCGCTTATCTGAAGCCAAGGACATTTTAAAAGAGGCCCTGCGCCTGGTACCTTCCAATCCCTCGGTCCTGAATAATATGGGCAATATCCTCATGCAGGAGGGCAATACAAAAGAAGCTATCCAAAATTATGAAAAAAGCTATAGCTTTGATAACGCGGATTTCCGTACAGCGATCAATCTGGTAAAAGCATATCTTAAGGAAAATGATAAGGCAAGTGCAAGAAAATGGATGGATATTGCCAATGCTATCGATACGCGTGCCACTGAAAATTTTAAAAATTTAATCAATCAAATAAAATAG
- a CDS encoding tetratricopeptide repeat protein, which produces MTSQEDPLVYFNRGTDLSLNKDFKGALEAYDKALQLDPNLYYIYASRAESKTELGDFKGALADYNAYQRLVEDLNLLGDPEVLDKRKKLISLVPGASSESNITFNDNIYNPTDELLNSSDEQKALYYRGKVKFESGDITSAIRDFSAAISRDSSFVPSYIGRGYCYLKLRDLTLAYKDFDIAVLLNPKEYYGLIGRGEVKDKLRNYASAVEDFSQAITVSPGKYAAFYDRGLAWFNQKNFAKAEEDFSQVIKLNPKHEKAFFNRAVAKINQRRSTEACIDLEMAKSLGHSQAGIYLEKFCK; this is translated from the coding sequence TTGACATCACAGGAAGATCCACTGGTGTATTTTAATAGGGGTACTGATCTGAGTCTGAATAAGGACTTTAAAGGAGCTTTGGAGGCCTATGACAAAGCCCTGCAGTTAGACCCAAATCTTTATTATATCTATGCCAGCCGTGCTGAATCAAAAACAGAATTGGGTGATTTTAAAGGGGCTTTGGCAGATTATAATGCTTATCAAAGATTGGTGGAGGATCTTAATTTGCTTGGTGATCCAGAAGTGTTGGACAAAAGAAAAAAACTAATCAGTTTGGTCCCGGGGGCCTCTTCTGAAAGTAATATCACGTTTAATGACAATATCTATAATCCTACTGATGAGCTCTTAAACTCATCGGATGAGCAAAAAGCCTTGTATTATAGAGGCAAAGTCAAATTTGAATCCGGTGATATCACTTCTGCAATTCGTGATTTTTCAGCTGCCATTAGCCGGGATAGTTCGTTTGTGCCTTCATACATTGGTCGGGGATATTGCTACCTCAAATTAAGAGATCTAACGTTAGCGTATAAAGATTTTGACATTGCTGTCTTGTTGAATCCTAAGGAATATTATGGTTTGATAGGTCGGGGAGAAGTCAAAGACAAACTGAGAAATTATGCGAGCGCTGTGGAAGATTTTTCTCAGGCTATTACCGTTTCTCCTGGCAAATATGCAGCATTTTATGATCGTGGATTGGCTTGGTTTAACCAGAAAAACTTTGCCAAGGCGGAAGAAGATTTCAGCCAGGTCATCAAATTAAACCCCAAACATGAAAAAGCTTTCTTTAATAGGGCTGTTGCTAAAATAAATCAACGTAGAAGTACGGAAGCATGTATAGACCTGGAGATGGCTAAAAGCCTGGGTCATAGCCAGGCAGGGATTTATCTGGAAAAGTTTTGCAAATAG
- a CDS encoding GIY-YIG nuclease family protein, whose amino-acid sequence MHWVYILYSQKADKHYIGETEDLSTRLYQHNTHYFNTSIPLKRLIGLWSGLLT is encoded by the coding sequence ATGCATTGGGTTTACATACTGTATAGTCAAAAAGCTGATAAGCATTACATTGGTGAAACCGAGGATTTATCAACTAGATTATATCAACACAATACTCATTATTTTAATACCTCTATACCACTCAAGCGGTTGATTGGGTTGTGGTCTGGTCTTTTAACATGA
- a CDS encoding GIY-YIG nuclease family protein: MHWVYILYSQKADKHYIGETEDLSTRLYQHNTHYFNTSYTTQAVDWVVVWSFNMTTRSKARMVESFLKKQKSKQFIIRFLNSSDLQHDIIAKFS; the protein is encoded by the coding sequence ATGCATTGGGTTTACATACTGTATAGTCAAAAAGCTGATAAGCATTACATTGGTGAAACCGAGGATTTATCAACTAGATTATATCAACACAATACTCATTATTTTAATACCTCCTATACCACTCAAGCGGTTGATTGGGTTGTGGTCTGGTCTTTTAACATGACTACAAGATCAAAGGCGCGGATGGTTGAATCTTTTTTAAAAAAGCAAAAGAGTAAGCAGTTTATCATTAGGTTCTTGAATTCCTCCGATTTACAGCATGACATCATTGCGAAATTTAGTTAA
- a CDS encoding DUF1761 domain-containing protein gives MDHKMNMLAVAVATLMPMIVGFIYYHPKVAGGMWMKANGFTLDSIGNGPKPILYVGALVLAFFLAMFCHGNVTGPDQWTAEDGHSYVTFAHGLLHGFGNTIMVVLPILGTMAIFEKRSWQWLAVNCVYWLITLALMCGILSAWR, from the coding sequence ATGGATCATAAAATGAATATGTTAGCGGTAGCTGTGGCTACTTTAATGCCCATGATTGTGGGATTTATCTACTATCATCCAAAAGTCGCCGGCGGCATGTGGATGAAAGCAAATGGCTTTACTTTGGATAGCATAGGCAATGGCCCTAAGCCTATATTATATGTAGGTGCCCTTGTATTAGCTTTTTTCCTGGCTATGTTTTGTCATGGCAATGTCACCGGCCCCGACCAATGGACAGCCGAAGATGGCCATAGTTATGTGACATTTGCGCATGGTCTTCTACATGGGTTTGGTAACACCATTATGGTAGTGCTGCCCATTCTCGGTACTATGGCTATTTTCGAAAAAAGAAGTTGGCAGTGGTTGGCGGTCAACTGTGTATATTGGTTGATCACTTTAGCCCTGATGTGTGGTATCCTGAGTGCCTGGAGGTAA
- a CDS encoding agmatine deiminase family protein: protein MENNSHLPEAHIVEARVANASKLTPKEQGYYFPAEFAPHEATWLSWPHKEASWPGKIHAIYPPYVEFIKELTKGELVRINVADFMMQETATRYLVDAGVDLSKVQFYIHPTEDAWCRDHGPAFLINPARYIKKIIVDWGYNAWGNKYPPYDMDDVIPTRIALALDLPVYHPGIVMEGGSVDFNGAGTLITSTACLLNKNRNPHLNQSQIEQYLVDYYGVDHILWVDEGIIGDDTDGHIDDTVRFVNEDTVITSIEPNMADENHPLLVHNLKQLKQMRLRNGKQLNIIELPMPDPLYYEGQRLPASYANFYIANKSVIVPTYRCAKDEVALNIIQNCFPDRQTIGIDSTDIIWGLGSFHCLSQQEPKV from the coding sequence ATGGAGAATAATAGTCATCTTCCTGAAGCACATATTGTGGAAGCCAGAGTTGCAAACGCATCCAAATTGACACCAAAGGAACAAGGTTATTATTTTCCGGCAGAGTTTGCCCCGCATGAAGCAACCTGGCTTTCTTGGCCTCATAAAGAAGCCAGTTGGCCGGGCAAGATACATGCCATTTACCCTCCTTATGTTGAGTTTATCAAAGAATTGACCAAAGGTGAACTGGTGAGAATAAACGTGGCAGACTTCATGATGCAAGAGACTGCCACGAGATATCTGGTAGATGCTGGGGTCGATCTCAGTAAAGTACAGTTTTATATACATCCGACAGAAGATGCCTGGTGCAGAGATCATGGACCAGCTTTTCTGATTAATCCTGCAAGATATATTAAAAAGATCATCGTAGACTGGGGTTATAATGCATGGGGCAATAAGTATCCTCCCTATGATATGGATGATGTGATACCAACGCGCATAGCACTTGCTTTAGACTTACCGGTTTACCACCCCGGTATCGTTATGGAAGGAGGAAGTGTGGACTTTAATGGTGCAGGCACTTTAATTACTTCCACAGCCTGCCTGTTAAATAAAAATCGAAATCCTCATCTCAACCAATCTCAGATAGAGCAATACCTGGTAGATTATTATGGTGTCGATCATATCTTATGGGTAGACGAAGGGATCATTGGCGATGATACGGATGGCCATATTGATGACACCGTAAGATTTGTCAACGAGGATACTGTCATCACATCTATTGAACCTAATATGGCTGACGAAAATCACCCATTGCTCGTTCATAACTTAAAGCAACTGAAACAAATGCGATTGCGCAATGGCAAACAGTTAAACATCATCGAACTACCGATGCCAGACCCATTATATTACGAAGGCCAGCGATTGCCAGCCTCGTATGCCAATTTCTATATTGCCAATAAATCTGTGATAGTCCCTACCTATCGGTGTGCCAAGGATGAAGTTGCATTAAATATTATCCAGAATTGTTTCCCGGATCGTCAAACTATTGGAATTGATTCCACTGATATCATTTGGGGACTTGGCAGTTTTCACTGTCTTAGTCAACAAGAACCGAAGGTTTGA
- a CDS encoding carbon-nitrogen hydrolase, which produces MSFVNIGLVQMACVADKEENLNKAIIMARGAAEKGAQIVCLQELFTSLYFCDVEDYDHFQLAEPVPGPTTEKLQKVAKELGIVIIASLFEKRAQGLYHNTTAVIDADGSYLGKYRKMHIPDDPAFYEKFYFTPGDLGYKVFKTRYATIGVLICWDQWYPEAARLTALMGAEILFYPTAIGWATSQDEATNTEQYNGWQTIQRSHAVANGVHVVSVNRVGFEQNGVMKFWGGSFVSNPFGRVMFQASHDQEGVHVEKIDLSKTDFYRTHWPFLRDRRIDSYKPITKRYIDGE; this is translated from the coding sequence ATGTCTTTTGTAAATATTGGTTTGGTACAAATGGCCTGCGTAGCTGACAAAGAAGAAAATTTGAACAAAGCCATCATCATGGCACGAGGAGCTGCCGAAAAAGGTGCACAGATCGTTTGTCTTCAAGAGCTGTTTACTTCCTTATATTTTTGTGATGTCGAAGACTATGATCACTTTCAATTAGCTGAGCCTGTACCAGGACCTACTACTGAAAAACTTCAGAAAGTCGCCAAAGAACTGGGGATCGTGATCATTGCCTCCTTATTTGAGAAAAGGGCCCAGGGATTGTATCATAATACGACCGCAGTGATAGATGCTGATGGGTCTTATCTCGGCAAATATCGCAAAATGCATATTCCTGACGACCCAGCTTTTTACGAAAAATTTTATTTTACACCGGGTGATCTTGGATACAAAGTTTTCAAGACCAGGTATGCCACGATCGGAGTACTTATCTGTTGGGATCAATGGTATCCCGAGGCAGCCAGGTTGACAGCTTTGATGGGCGCTGAGATATTATTTTATCCTACCGCCATTGGATGGGCCACCAGCCAGGATGAAGCTACCAATACCGAACAGTATAATGGATGGCAGACTATCCAAAGAAGTCATGCAGTGGCCAATGGAGTCCATGTGGTCAGTGTCAATCGGGTAGGCTTCGAACAAAACGGTGTTATGAAATTTTGGGGAGGATCTTTTGTCTCTAATCCATTTGGTAGAGTTATGTTCCAGGCTTCTCACGACCAGGAAGGGGTCCACGTAGAAAAGATCGATCTCAGTAAAACCGATTTTTATAGAACCCACTGGCCATTTTTGAGAGACCGAAGAATTGATTCATATAAACCGATCACTAAACGATATATAGATGGAGAATAA